A window from Pichia kudriavzevii chromosome 5, complete sequence encodes these proteins:
- a CDS encoding uncharacterized protein (PKUD0E02350; similar to Saccharomyces cerevisiae YPL046C (ELC1); ancestral locus Anc_8.494), with protein sequence MDNEDYDTGPAYVRLVSNDGHTFVVSKDVASVSGTLQNMLSDTFEEGQTNTIKLHDIDGTVLEKVVEYLYYNRKWADSVDVPEFAVPTEMALELLVAADFLHV encoded by the coding sequence ATGGACAACGAGGACTATGATACAGGTCCAGCATATGTGAGATTAGTATCCAACGATGGACACACGTTTGTTGTGTCCAAGGATGTGGCGAGTGTCAGCGGGACACTACAGAACATGCTCTCTGATACGTTTGAGGAGGGCCAGACCAACACCATCAAGCTGCACGACATTGACGGCACTGTGCTGGAGAAGGTAGTGGAGTACCTCTACTACAACCGCAAGTGGGCCGACAGTGTGGATGTGCCTGAGTTTGCTGTCCCCACGGAGATGGCGTTGGAGTTGCTCGTGGCTGCCGATTTTCTCCATGTGTGA
- a CDS encoding uncharacterized protein (PKUD0E02360; similar to Saccharomyces cerevisiae YPL045W (VPS16); ancestral locus Anc_8.493) — protein MSLHPSLSWELIDTVFYRSRPCYESLNWPFDNFNLKDYMVSIGPFASIYALYPKSAVVNLQLTDVNDCITVLNGSGMEIFRINWNFTLNQIVKVGFTRDSKLIMVLKTGICRLYYNYQGDFNEYDLKLGTIKDARFSLNGDFAVQTHSNKFAYIPNIQDPSPVIFQQLETEDVEPYHITTWTFTASKGPSETAATHGEFQDSVRFFIFTTTGISILTSTSTEPILLNHAFLQSVHLVSISPNQNFTALYAANSIYILDGEFNDLLIQHENVSNVSDLRWCSNDVVVYTCNNSLNVLGPTLETLKFYTSGTPYLHAEIDGLYYLTNDGLNFFSRVPNITEETFKIGSSSPSSVLLDSIEYLDRRSPKANDLLEVIMDDLVLAVDGCIRAASEEFDVYWQKNLLRAAAFGKVNLDLYDSTEFVQTCNYLRILNIIRAPDKGIFMTYNQLQEFGIEKLIDVLLLRQLHYLCLKICDFLDLPNFKIMTDWASCKLKYSTNSSDHELLSLIVTKLEKEKIDWTSLSYVAHNEGRTTLAKNFLTYEPSTSKKVRFLLDVGDGNYDELEYALTISDEDSDADSILLILLQLHGTLTNVEFFKIINDKPSAIGVLKSYFYQFDDTMLENFMFQDDDIIGQILLENNMAKKTVLMNRSKYTQFLQSPTNNFNKVEQVQLDLRNTFANIVAGEPIIKTLEKIIVVDLKKAQNVASKLNVTSRQFAMCVLQTLAPIAAKHPELYDFANSKHGKVLKFETYFRELLKRGEKRQAGLYLKSCKDMASREKIKAYVQCGMWKEAVQEAAYRKDTDILTQMRDSRTGWESKLASEELQRLA, from the coding sequence ATGTCTCTACACCCATCCCTGAGTTGGGAGTTGATTGACACCGTCTTTTATCGTTCAAGGCCTTGCTATGAGTCCCTCAACTGGCCctttgacaatttcaatttgaaagattatATGGTATCCATAGGCCCATTTGCCTCAATCTATGCGCTATACCCAAAATCGGCAGTCGTCAATCTCCAATTGACGGACGTCAATGATTGCATAACGGTTTTAAATGGTTCCGGTATGGAGATTTTCCGTATTAATTGGAACTTCACATTGAATCAAATAGTTAAGGTGGGTTTTACCAGAGACTCCAAACTTATAATGGTGCTCAAAACCGGCATTTGTAGGCTATACTACAACTATCAGGGCGATTTCAACGAATACGATCTAAAATTGGGTACCATCAAAGATGCTAGATTTTCTCTAAATGGAGACTTTGCTGTTCAAACTCATTCAAACAAATTTGCATATATTCCAAATATTCAGGATCCATCACCCGTCATCTTTCAGCAGTTAGAAACCGAAGATGTGGAACCCTACCATATAACCACTTGGACGTTCACCGCCTCCAAAGGCCCCTCAGAAACGGCAGCAACCCATGGAGAGTTTCAAGATTCAGTCAggttcttcatcttcacaACCACCGGCATCTCAATACTAACCTCCACATCGACTGAACCTATATTGCTGAACCATGCGTTTTTACAGTCTGTACACCTGGTCTCAATCTCGCCGAACCAGAACTTTACTGCACTTTATGCTGCAAACAGCATTTACATTCTAGATGGTGAATTCAACGATTTGTTAATACAGCATGAAAATGTATCCAATGTATCGGATCTTCGATGGTGTTCTAATGATGTTGTCGTCTATACATGTAACAATAGCCTGAATGTTCTTGGTCCAACATTAGAAACACTCAAGTTCTATACTTCAGGTACTCCTTATTTGCATGCCGAAATCGATGGTTTGTATTATTTGACTAATGACggattgaattttttctctaGGGTCCCAAACATAACGGAAGAGACTTTTAAAATTGGATCTTCGTCTCCTTCTTCAGTGCTACTTGATTCTATTGAATACCTTGATAGGCGTTCTCCAAAGGCCAACGATTTACTCGAAGTTATCATGGATGATTTGGTTTTAGCAGTTGATGGCTGTATACGTGCAGCAAGCGAGGAGTTTGATGTCTACTGGCAGAAAAACCTTCTACGTGCGGCTGCTTTCGGTAAAGtcaatttggatttgtATGATTCCACTGAATTTGTTCAAACCTGTAATTACTTGAGAATATTGAATATAATCAGAGCCCCTGATAAAGGCATATTTATGACTTATAATCAATTGCAAGAATTCGGTATCgaaaaattgattgatgtCTTATTATTACGTCAACTACACTATTTATGTCTGAAGATCTGCGATTTCCTGGATTTaccaaatttcaaaatcatgaCCGATTGGGCATCCTGTAAATTGAAATACTCAACAAACAGTTCAGATCATGAATTGCTTTCCCTTATAGTGACgaaattggaaaaagaaaagatagACTGGACAAGTTTATCTTATGTTGCTCATAATGAAGGTAGAACCACATTAGCTAAAAATTTCTTAACTTATGAACCTTCAACCTCGAAAAAAGTCCGCTTTTTATTGGATGTTGGAGATGGCAATTATGATGAGCTAGAATACGCCTTGACTATATCGGATGAAGATTCCGATGCTGATTCAATACTGCTAATACTGCTCCAATTACATGGAACATTGacaaatgttgaatttttcaaaatcataaaTGATAAACCTTCGGCCATAGGAGTACTGAAAAGCTACTTCTATCAATTTGACGATACAATGCTAGAAAATTTTATGTTTCAAGACGATGATATAATTGGACAGATCCTTCTAGAGAATAACATGGCTAAGAAAACCGTTTTAATGAATAGATCCAAATATACCCAATTCCTACAGTCACCCACcaataatttcaataaGGTAGAACAAGTGCAACTTGATCTGAGGAATACCTTTGCTAATATAGTTGCAGGAGAACCTATCATTAAAACCCTAGAGAAGATAATAGTTGTTGACTTAAAGAAAGCCCAAAACGTGGCTAGCAAACTGAATGTCACGTCAAGACAATTTGCCATGTGTGTTTTACAGACTCTTGCGCCAATAGCCGCAAAACATCCCGAGCTCTATGACTTTGCTAATTCAAAACATGGCAAAGTCCTCAAGTTTGAAACATACTTCCGGGAGCTGCTCAAAAGGGGAGAGAAAAGACAGGCCGgtttgtatttgaaatcatGCAAGGATATGGCGTCTagagagaaaataaaggCATATGTACAATGCGGAATGTGGAAAGAAGCTGTCCAAGAAGCTGCGTACAGGAAAGATACGGATATTCTAACACAAATGAGAGATTCGAGAACTGGTTGGGAATCTAAACTTGCATCTGAAGAGTTACAAAGACTGGCCTAA